Proteins encoded in a region of the Chloroflexota bacterium genome:
- a CDS encoding glycosyltransferase family 9 protein, which produces MRSAVRLALLRAVGQALAARERRAHPAREPESRGRPLRLLLIRPDHLGDTLLASPAASVLRAALPEAEITWLVGPWAAEMATRAGSPATVETVEFPGFTRRPKASPVEPYALLWREAARLRAAAYDAALILRPDHWWGALLAAAAGIPRRIGYAVPECQPFLTDAQPPPLGHVVEANIALARAAARAFGGDLPPDAAIPRPSFAIRLDEDDWARQWIAKHLRHAGATQASPCTARPVVVVHPGSGAAVKNWPPERWVETLQRLRAERHASIVLTGGPGERDLVNRVAARLDPPPPTLAGETTLGQLAALFSHADLVLGTDSGPLHLAAAVGKRTVRVYGPTAVAEFGPWPPADAAHLALAAALPCQPCRDLIAPPCEAVELPACMRAISASDVATMAQGLLA; this is translated from the coding sequence ATGCGAAGCGCGGTCAGGCTGGCGCTGCTGCGGGCTGTCGGGCAGGCGCTGGCCGCTCGCGAGCGCCGGGCGCACCCTGCCCGGGAGCCCGAGTCACGCGGGCGACCTCTCCGGCTGTTGCTGATCCGCCCGGACCACCTGGGCGACACGCTCCTGGCATCGCCGGCCGCGTCTGTCCTCCGCGCAGCGCTTCCAGAGGCCGAGATCACCTGGCTGGTCGGGCCGTGGGCCGCCGAGATGGCGACGCGCGCCGGCAGCCCGGCCACCGTCGAGACGGTCGAGTTCCCCGGCTTCACCCGTCGCCCAAAGGCCTCGCCCGTCGAGCCGTACGCGCTGCTCTGGCGGGAGGCCGCGAGGCTCCGCGCAGCAGCCTACGATGCGGCACTGATCCTGCGGCCGGACCACTGGTGGGGGGCGCTGCTGGCGGCGGCGGCCGGCATACCAAGGCGGATCGGCTACGCGGTTCCCGAATGCCAGCCGTTCCTGACCGATGCCCAGCCACCGCCCCTCGGGCACGTCGTCGAGGCGAATATCGCGCTGGCGCGGGCTGCCGCACGGGCGTTCGGCGGCGATCTCCCGCCCGACGCAGCCATCCCGCGGCCATCCTTCGCCATCCGCCTTGACGAGGACGACTGGGCGCGCCAATGGATCGCCAAGCACCTGAGGCACGCGGGGGCCACACAGGCATCACCGTGCACGGCGAGGCCCGTGGTGGTCGTGCACCCGGGTTCGGGGGCGGCCGTCAAGAACTGGCCGCCCGAACGCTGGGTGGAGACGCTCCAGCGTCTGCGTGCCGAGCGCCACGCCAGCATCGTGCTGACGGGCGGCCCCGGCGAGCGCGACCTCGTCAACCGCGTCGCCGCGCGCCTCGACCCGCCCCCGCCGACGCTCGCCGGCGAGACGACGCTCGGGCAGTTGGCGGCGCTGTTCTCGCACGCCGATCTGGTGCTCGGGACGGACAGCGGGCCGCTCCACCTCGCTGCTGCTGTCGGGAAGCGCACGGTCCGCGTCTACGGCCCGACCGCCGTCGCAGAGTTCGGCCCCTGGCCGCCCGCAGATGCGGCCCATCTGGCCCTGGCGGCGGCCCTGCCCTGCCAGCCGTGCCGCGACCTGATCGCACCGCCATGCGAGGCCGTCGAGCTGCCGGCCTGCATGCGGGCCATTTCGGCGTCCGACGTTGCCACGATGGCGCAAGGGCTGCTGGCGTGA
- the selB gene encoding selenocysteine-specific translation elongation factor: MRVVGTAGHVDHGKSTLIQALTGIDPDRLQEEKARGMTIDLGFAWLTLPSGQEVSIVDVPGHERFIHNMLAGVGGIDIALLMVAADEGVMPQTREHLDILDLLQIPAGLIVLTKSDLVDEEWLELVTVEIEEAVAGTVMAGAPIVPVSSVTGAGLPDLLALLDALLAQERSRPLTGRPRLPIDRVFTIAGFGTVVTGTLLDGELTLGQEVEIQPSGRKARIRGLQSHRRKVERATAGARVAVNLAGVATDELRRGEVIVAPGTMKPTRLIDVRLRVLEDAPRPLTHNMPLTFHTGAAETTAKASLLDRQQIEPGETAWAQLRLTDDVALAKGDLFIVRAPSPSATLGGGTVIEPHPRRHRRHQPAVLDRLAVLERGSPDEIVLEQLRLREPVDFQTLAGRTGLSTDETRAVVGSLVEAGGILALVANEAGSRLLPSTLLVSRPGWQRLAEAALGHLQAFHTATPLRRGMPKEELRMRLGLDGRAFGRVAARLLAEEAVREVGPLLAHPTHEVRLTPEMQTRVERLLGELRAAGATPPGRQELEARHGLSPDVLAVLIERGEVVEIAPDLVYPRDVLDEIVASVVAAIQQSGTITVAGLRDLIGASRKYALALLTHLDEKRITRRVGDDRVLF; encoded by the coding sequence ATGCGTGTCGTAGGGACGGCCGGGCACGTCGATCACGGCAAGTCGACGCTGATCCAGGCCCTGACCGGCATCGATCCCGACCGGCTCCAGGAGGAGAAGGCGCGCGGGATGACCATCGACCTGGGGTTCGCGTGGCTGACGCTGCCGAGCGGCCAGGAAGTCAGCATCGTGGATGTGCCGGGCCACGAGCGGTTCATCCACAACATGCTGGCCGGTGTCGGCGGCATCGACATCGCGCTGCTGATGGTGGCCGCCGACGAAGGGGTGATGCCCCAGACCCGCGAGCACCTGGACATCCTCGATCTGCTCCAGATTCCGGCCGGGCTGATCGTGCTGACCAAGTCGGACCTGGTGGACGAGGAATGGTTGGAGCTGGTGACGGTCGAGATCGAGGAGGCCGTGGCCGGCACGGTGATGGCGGGCGCGCCCATCGTGCCGGTCTCGTCGGTGACGGGGGCCGGCCTGCCGGACCTGCTGGCCCTGCTCGATGCGCTGTTGGCGCAGGAGCGCAGCCGCCCGCTGACTGGCCGCCCGCGCCTGCCAATCGACCGCGTCTTCACCATCGCCGGCTTCGGGACGGTCGTGACGGGCACCCTGCTTGACGGCGAGCTGACGCTCGGGCAGGAGGTTGAGATTCAGCCGAGCGGGCGCAAGGCTCGCATTCGGGGGCTGCAGTCGCACCGGCGAAAGGTCGAGCGGGCGACAGCCGGGGCGCGCGTGGCCGTCAACCTCGCGGGCGTCGCGACGGATGAGCTGCGGCGTGGCGAGGTCATCGTCGCGCCGGGCACGATGAAGCCGACGCGCCTGATCGACGTGCGGCTGCGGGTGCTGGAGGACGCTCCCCGGCCGCTGACCCACAACATGCCGCTCACGTTCCACACCGGGGCTGCCGAGACGACGGCCAAAGCCTCCTTGCTGGACCGGCAGCAGATCGAGCCGGGCGAGACAGCCTGGGCACAACTGCGGCTCACCGATGACGTCGCCCTGGCAAAGGGCGACCTGTTCATCGTGCGCGCGCCCTCGCCCAGCGCGACGCTCGGCGGCGGGACGGTGATCGAGCCGCACCCCCGCCGCCACCGTCGGCATCAGCCGGCTGTGCTCGACCGGCTGGCCGTGCTGGAGCGTGGCTCGCCGGATGAGATCGTGCTGGAGCAGCTTCGCCTGCGCGAGCCGGTCGACTTCCAGACGCTGGCTGGCCGAACGGGCCTCTCCACGGACGAGACGCGAGCGGTCGTCGGGAGTCTGGTGGAGGCAGGCGGCATCCTGGCATTGGTCGCGAACGAGGCGGGCAGCCGCCTGCTGCCGTCGACGCTGCTGGTCAGCCGTCCGGGCTGGCAGCGGCTCGCCGAGGCGGCGCTCGGGCACCTCCAGGCGTTTCACACGGCCACGCCGCTCCGGCGTGGGATGCCGAAGGAAGAGCTGCGGATGCGCCTCGGCCTCGACGGGCGCGCGTTCGGGCGGGTGGCCGCGCGCCTGCTGGCCGAGGAGGCGGTTCGCGAGGTCGGGCCGCTGCTGGCTCATCCGACCCACGAAGTCCGCCTGACGCCAGAGATGCAGACGCGGGTCGAGCGACTGCTGGGGGAGCTGCGGGCGGCCGGAGCCACGCCGCCGGGCCGCCAGGAGCTTGAGGCGCGCCACGGTCTCAGCCCTGACGTGCTGGCCGTGCTGATCGAGCGAGGGGAGGTTGTCGAGATCGCCCCGGATCTGGTCTACCCGCGTGACGTCCTTGACGAGATCGTCGCGTCAGTGGTCGCGGCCATACAGCAGTCTGGCACTATCACGGTGGCCGGCCTGCGGGATCTGATCGGCGCGAGCCGGAAGTATGCGCTGGCACTGCTGACCCACCTGGACGAGAAGCGTATCACCCGTCGCGTCGGCGACGACCGTGTGCTGTTCTAG
- a CDS encoding zf-HC2 domain-containing protein has product MTCDPRLLSYYRDGTLSPRERHEVDAHLAVCTECTQALRGLMRLAQVVRSMPMVSVPPTVRQGVYAALQTRERQRPQPSFFGGLGRALAPAAVAAAVAVSAIVTFRPGAVEAPAAPAPIAASAEQPAVAAQPQAPGPATAAQAVPGNASVASSVRSSQFAPVSQDGPAALPIKIVNPAVVPEPIQRLYSANAQVRELLGAASPGSKTVTLLEQSFQGGLAIRRSDTREIYVLRREGNTWSVHQDTWRPGDRISVDVAPPPGAMVPAAGFGSIWRSTPEIKTRLGWAVYEPRGSGGMIQTYEHGLVVWTPHGLLYVLSNDGRWRTFPDASPL; this is encoded by the coding sequence ATGACCTGCGATCCTCGGCTGCTCTCGTACTACCGTGACGGGACGCTCTCGCCGCGGGAGCGCCACGAGGTTGACGCGCACCTCGCCGTCTGCACGGAGTGCACGCAGGCGTTGCGTGGCCTCATGCGCCTCGCGCAGGTCGTCCGCTCGATGCCGATGGTGTCGGTCCCGCCGACGGTTCGCCAAGGCGTCTACGCGGCGCTCCAGACCCGTGAGCGACAGCGGCCCCAGCCGTCGTTCTTCGGCGGGCTGGGACGGGCGCTGGCTCCGGCAGCGGTCGCGGCGGCGGTGGCCGTCTCGGCGATCGTGACGTTCCGCCCTGGCGCTGTCGAAGCGCCGGCCGCGCCTGCGCCCATCGCAGCGTCCGCCGAGCAGCCCGCCGTGGCAGCACAGCCCCAGGCTCCAGGCCCAGCCACGGCTGCGCAGGCGGTCCCGGGCAACGCGTCGGTGGCGTCCTCGGTTCGCAGCTCGCAGTTCGCTCCCGTGTCACAGGATGGCCCGGCGGCGCTCCCGATCAAGATCGTGAACCCGGCCGTGGTGCCTGAGCCGATCCAGCGGCTCTACTCGGCCAACGCCCAGGTGCGCGAGCTGTTGGGCGCGGCGTCGCCCGGCAGTAAGACGGTCACCCTGCTGGAGCAGTCGTTCCAGGGTGGGTTGGCGATTCGTCGCAGCGACACCCGCGAGATCTACGTGCTGCGCCGCGAGGGCAACACGTGGTCTGTCCACCAGGACACCTGGCGGCCGGGCGACCGCATCTCGGTGGACGTGGCTCCGCCTCCCGGCGCGATGGTCCCGGCGGCCGGCTTCGGCTCGATCTGGCGCAGCACCCCTGAGATCAAGACGCGGCTCGGTTGGGCGGTCTACGAGCCGCGTGGCTCGGGCGGGATGATCCAGACCTACGAGCACGGTCTGGTGGTCTGGACGCCGCACGGCCTGCTGTACGTCCTCTCGAACGACGGCCGCTGGCGGACCTTCCCGGACGCCTCGCCGCTCTGA
- a CDS encoding glycosyltransferase family 4 protein: MLIGIDASRAGLARRTGTERYALEIIRALIDIAPEQQFVLYFNQPPPDGLLPRTHRVRWRIMPARRFWTLGRLSLEMARHPPDVLFVPAHTLPPILPRASVATVHDLGYLHFPGEHPTLTRLIRQWSNRWSARRATRVIAISGATRDDLVRFDGVPSERISVVHHGKASWFQPVPDTPARSAIQVKHGLDRPYFLFVGTLQPRKNLERLLAAFDRFGQAHSEPLLALVGASGWQGDRIEMALRSVRARERVRLLGYVPDDELPSLYSGALALAFPSLYEGFGLPALEAMACGTPVLTSNTSSMPEVVGNTGLLVDPADTDAIASGLARLAEDADLRRALSERGRLRASLFTWEHAAHETLADLRRAAEMGRGAARGDGTLRA; the protein is encoded by the coding sequence ATGCTGATCGGGATCGACGCCAGCCGGGCCGGTCTCGCGCGGCGCACCGGCACCGAGCGGTACGCGTTGGAGATCATCCGCGCGCTGATCGACATCGCGCCCGAGCAGCAGTTCGTCCTCTACTTCAACCAGCCGCCGCCCGATGGTCTGCTGCCCCGGACCCATCGCGTCCGCTGGCGCATCATGCCGGCGCGGCGATTCTGGACGCTTGGGCGGCTCTCGCTGGAGATGGCCCGGCATCCGCCGGACGTGCTGTTCGTGCCGGCCCACACCTTGCCGCCAATCTTGCCTCGCGCCAGCGTCGCCACCGTTCACGACCTCGGCTACTTGCATTTCCCAGGCGAGCACCCGACGCTCACTCGGCTGATACGGCAGTGGTCGAATCGCTGGAGTGCGCGGCGCGCCACCCGGGTCATCGCCATCTCGGGGGCCACCCGCGACGACCTCGTGCGGTTCGACGGCGTCCCGAGCGAACGTATCAGCGTGGTGCACCATGGCAAAGCATCCTGGTTCCAGCCGGTGCCGGACACGCCGGCACGGTCCGCCATCCAGGTGAAGCACGGACTCGACCGCCCGTACTTCCTGTTCGTCGGCACGCTCCAGCCACGCAAGAACCTGGAACGGCTGCTCGCCGCCTTCGACCGCTTCGGGCAGGCGCACTCCGAGCCGCTGCTGGCGCTGGTCGGAGCGAGTGGCTGGCAGGGCGACCGCATCGAGATGGCACTCAGAAGCGTGCGCGCCCGCGAGCGTGTCAGGCTGCTCGGCTACGTCCCCGACGACGAGCTTCCCTCGCTCTACTCGGGCGCGCTGGCGCTGGCCTTCCCCTCGCTGTACGAGGGCTTCGGGCTACCAGCGCTTGAAGCGATGGCCTGCGGCACACCCGTCCTGACCTCGAACACGTCCTCCATGCCCGAGGTGGTCGGGAATACCGGGCTGCTGGTCGATCCAGCGGACACGGACGCCATCGCAAGCGGTCTCGCGCGGCTGGCCGAGGACGCCGATCTCCGCCGCGCCCTCTCCGAACGCGGGCGGCTGCGCGCGAGCCTGTTCACCTGGGAGCACGCCGCCCATGAGACGCTGGCCGACCTCCGCCGGGCCGCCGAAATGGGACGGGGAGCCGCCAGGGGCGATGGTACACTTCGAGCATGA
- the fabZ gene encoding 3-hydroxyacyl-ACP dehydratase FabZ: MLRDRRSRQTAAICYGHPGLPGAPCCHRPPTLPCRVRSAVPTLPLTIQDIERIIPHRFPFLLIDRIVEMEPGKRIVGVKNVTANEWFFQGHFPGFQVMPGVLIVEALAQTGAVLLLSDESTKGQIPLFAGIDGCRFRQQVTPGDTLELEMEVLARRGPVGKGKARARVNGKVAAECELTFALATMPTADAG, encoded by the coding sequence ATGCTACGTGACCGTCGCAGCCGCCAGACCGCCGCCATATGCTACGGTCACCCTGGTCTGCCGGGCGCTCCCTGCTGCCACCGACCGCCAACGTTGCCGTGCCGTGTGAGGTCTGCCGTGCCAACGCTCCCACTGACGATTCAGGACATCGAGCGCATCATCCCCCACCGCTTCCCATTCCTCCTGATCGACCGGATCGTGGAGATGGAGCCTGGAAAACGGATCGTCGGAGTTAAGAACGTCACCGCGAACGAATGGTTCTTCCAAGGCCACTTTCCAGGGTTCCAGGTCATGCCCGGGGTGCTGATCGTCGAGGCGCTGGCCCAGACCGGGGCCGTGCTGCTGCTCTCCGACGAGAGCACGAAGGGGCAGATTCCGCTGTTCGCAGGGATCGACGGCTGCCGCTTCCGCCAGCAGGTCACGCCAGGTGACACGCTGGAGCTGGAGATGGAAGTCCTGGCCCGACGCGGGCCGGTTGGGAAGGGCAAGGCCAGGGCGCGGGTCAACGGGAAGGTGGCCGCCGAGTGTGAGCTGACCTTCGCGCTGGCGACGATGCCGACCGCCGACGCGGGCTGA
- a CDS encoding sigma-70 family RNA polymerase sigma factor has translation MTAGELMVAQRVETREELSFDEIFESYQERIYNCIYRLVGNSEEAHDLTQETFLRAYAGLPKIDGELKVGPWLYRIATNLCMDQLRRRKLIRWEPWESFVSLFHPKQVARDNPERDAMRQESRELVHQVLQQLPPRYRICLVLREYHGMSCEEIGDVIGSSRSAVKSLLFRAREEFRQVYQRMGGTEPL, from the coding sequence ATGACCGCTGGGGAGCTAATGGTCGCCCAACGGGTCGAGACGCGTGAAGAGCTTTCGTTTGACGAGATCTTCGAGAGCTATCAGGAGCGCATCTATAACTGCATATATCGGCTCGTGGGCAACTCCGAGGAGGCGCACGACCTGACGCAGGAGACGTTCCTGCGCGCCTACGCCGGTCTGCCGAAGATCGACGGCGAGCTGAAGGTCGGTCCGTGGCTCTACCGCATCGCCACGAACCTCTGCATGGACCAGTTGCGTCGGCGCAAGCTGATTCGCTGGGAGCCGTGGGAGTCCTTCGTCTCGTTGTTCCATCCGAAGCAGGTTGCACGGGACAACCCTGAGCGCGACGCGATGCGCCAGGAGTCCCGCGAGCTGGTGCATCAGGTTCTCCAGCAGCTGCCGCCCCGGTACAGAATCTGCCTTGTGCTCCGTGAGTACCACGGGATGTCGTGCGAGGAGATCGGGGACGTGATCGGCAGCTCGCGGTCGGCGGTGAAGTCGCTGCTGTTCCGCGCCCGCGAGGAGTTCCGGCAGGTGTATCAGCGGATGGGTGGGACAGAGCCGCTATGA
- a CDS encoding L-seryl-tRNA(Sec) selenium transferase yields the protein MANPYRALPSVDRLLQDERLGEALRTRPRERVVAVARDVLAEAREAIGAGRTPGDAATLAVEVHARLDAEPRLPLRRAVNATGVVVHTNLGRAPLSPAALAAMAEIGAGYSNLEFDLEAGARGSRHEHVTGLVRQLTDAEDALVVNNNAAAVLLTLIALAAGREVVISRGELVEIGGGFRIPDVLRQSGATLVEVGTTNRTYTRDYEDATSERTAAWLWVHNSNYRVIGFTHAPALPELAAAAHARGVPLIADLGSGSLLDTSRYGLAREPLVQEVVAAGADLVCFSGDKLLGGPQAGIIVGYKALVGQLKRHPLTRAIRPDKATIAALGATLGHFVNGEAEREVPVWRMISARPTDIEARAARLIAALGPSGAGWEILDGASAIGGGSLPGETLPTRLLAAPSSLDPSALAAKLRTARPAVVGRIERGRLVLDLRTVLPHEDDALLAVLRNLPSPLDPSCVS from the coding sequence GTGGCGAACCCGTACCGTGCCCTTCCGAGCGTTGACCGGCTGCTTCAGGACGAGCGGCTTGGCGAGGCGCTACGCACGCGCCCACGCGAGCGTGTCGTGGCCGTGGCACGGGATGTCCTGGCCGAGGCCCGAGAGGCGATCGGCGCGGGCCGGACCCCCGGTGACGCCGCCACACTGGCGGTTGAGGTCCACGCGCGCCTCGATGCCGAGCCGCGCCTGCCGTTGCGACGTGCCGTCAACGCGACCGGCGTGGTGGTGCACACGAACCTGGGCCGTGCGCCGCTCAGCCCGGCCGCGCTGGCGGCGATGGCCGAGATCGGGGCGGGCTACTCGAACCTCGAATTCGATCTGGAGGCCGGCGCGCGTGGCTCGCGCCACGAGCATGTGACGGGACTGGTGCGCCAGTTGACCGACGCGGAAGATGCCCTTGTCGTCAACAACAACGCGGCGGCGGTGCTGCTGACGCTGATCGCGCTGGCGGCTGGCCGCGAGGTTGTCATCAGCCGGGGCGAGCTGGTGGAGATCGGAGGTGGCTTCCGCATTCCGGATGTGCTCCGTCAGAGCGGCGCGACGCTGGTCGAGGTGGGGACCACCAACCGCACCTACACCCGCGACTACGAAGACGCCACATCGGAGCGGACGGCGGCGTGGCTGTGGGTCCACAACAGCAACTACCGGGTGATCGGGTTTACCCACGCGCCGGCGCTGCCTGAGCTGGCGGCGGCCGCCCACGCGCGCGGCGTCCCGCTGATCGCGGACCTGGGCAGCGGCTCGCTGCTCGACACCTCGCGGTACGGGCTGGCCCGCGAGCCGCTGGTGCAGGAGGTCGTGGCGGCAGGGGCGGACCTGGTCTGCTTCAGCGGAGACAAGCTGCTCGGCGGGCCGCAGGCCGGGATCATCGTGGGGTACAAGGCGCTGGTCGGGCAGTTGAAGCGGCACCCGTTGACGCGAGCCATTCGGCCCGACAAGGCGACCATCGCGGCGCTCGGCGCGACGCTCGGGCACTTCGTGAACGGCGAGGCCGAGCGCGAGGTGCCCGTCTGGCGCATGATCTCGGCCCGGCCCACCGATATCGAGGCGCGCGCAGCCCGGCTGATCGCGGCGCTCGGTCCGTCTGGGGCTGGCTGGGAGATCCTTGATGGCGCGTCGGCCATTGGGGGCGGCTCGCTGCCGGGCGAGACGTTGCCGACACGACTGCTCGCTGCGCCGTCGTCGCTGGACCCGAGTGCGCTGGCAGCGAAGCTGCGAACTGCGCGGCCGGCCGTGGTGGGGCGGATCGAGCGCGGGAGACTCGTGCTCGACCTGCGGACGGTCCTGCCCCACGAAGATGATGCCCTGCTGGCGGTGCTGAGGAACCTTCCCTCGCCTTTGGACCCGTCATGCGTGTCGTAG